In one window of Archocentrus centrarchus isolate MPI-CPG fArcCen1 chromosome 11, fArcCen1, whole genome shotgun sequence DNA:
- the rprd2a gene encoding regulation of nuclear pre-mRNA domain-containing protein 2a, with translation MAAGAGAAAGGSLESTLNRKLQNVTNTMDSIQGLSTWCIDNKKYHSVIVRHWIKCLRKSDASHRLNLLYLANDVIQNCKRKNAIVYRTAFAEVLPDAFQLVNQEGDSKVIKSVERILSIWEDRGVYSGTLIADLRNALIKEESPPVTPVEQKTPVESKADLRSKVVAEFLPQALIDQLSKYKRSVEEVDLREKQLAAMRVDILSSDALKKLKDKAGGKKFSKDFEEGSAQLQEFVKFFDKQSKILPQLLEALTNADIFYEMQYKEVKIVANAYQTFANRVSHLKRKLDTLKGALPDFDESPIPSPSADAPSPTGSESPFHGLEMAHPDPDLDGSAMDDDAEPPAPSPLSSPGGSPRPTEVLGENDNREVEDMELSEDETDSGGIIVEDQTKPVPHPEAPTPVPSKSEPSVATEQPAAQITPPIAASAAALESVDMGKIGSILNSLSSVVKNTVETPPEAAPAVSSIKSTPAVPVATQDPSSLVSILSKVEVSPADLLSALSKVQGQSSLEGITSLLGSSATNVSSDSSSSGKTASPSSTVSSAVPSQSLPHSFGTPAPPLSSSTARQSSSTQAPPQTSNPASALVQALHRDMDLTTDPEPEPSLSSTSLESKIHSFLQGNPAFNAFDLVFNTNPALGSNNHSPVTGTDTQDGTPVRDEGGGTPTQDEIMDKPVVVPFTSNLNQSSIAEPATMAPVAYQNSTQQTPNNPQQPAHLRPGVAQNGQIYQPYPFGKQEMSEHGITAPVSHYQQISAQTRGPVPEERAPGSASNTQTHEGFHGPSERSWFGDTYPEGSSQQPSGYNEPGGTRENSTSRLYPYQAEQTREPQELVSQQGGTQSHAFFKSSLPPVPRLPPPPHVFDPPPPLASNSMIPPEQQPVAGTDSRDMLGARTDSVISGMVVHDHQHRSLYHPDEHLYDTDQHRPHNPEDLHRHSDDLRYQGEFERHHNELHQREPPFFQDDTYHGPDDPYYRPVSPPHHFPRVQGRLTPPLSNSEDPYYAHDYLHHSPPAPHYAPRRPPPHHEIRHPGLRPPHRPPHPAPHPHPRGPPRPPFPRFQGPSPRFRGKHPGPRPGGPMFPPKRPFLPPRY, from the exons ATGGCAGCGGGAGCCGGAGCCGCTGCCGGGGGCTCTCTGGAGTCAACTTTAAACAGGAAGTTACAAAATGTGACCAACACCATGGACTCAATTCAAGGACTGTCAACGTGGTGCATCGACAACAAGAAGTACCACAGTGTGATAGTGCGACACTGGATAAAATGCTTGAGGAAAT CTGACGCCTCACACAGACTCAACCTGCTGTACCTCGCCAATGATGTCATTCAGaactgtaaaaggaaaaacgCCATCGTTTACCGTACGGCATTCGCTGAGGTGCTTCCAGATGCCTTCCAGCTGGTTAA CCAAGAAGGTGACTCGAAGGTGATAAAATCAGTGGAGAGGATACTGTCTATCTGGGAGGACAGAGGTGTGTATTCGGGGACACTCATTGCTGACCTTAGGAATGCCTTAATCAAAGAGGAGTCCCCTCCTGTGACACCTGTGGAGCAAAAAA ctcCAGTCGAGTCTAAAGCCGATCTACGATCCAAGGTTGTTGCTGAATTTCTG CCGCAGGCACTAATAGACCAGCTGTCCAAGTACAAGAGATCTGTGGAGGAGGTCGACCTGCGAGAGAAACAGCTGGCAGCTATGAGGGTAGACATCTTAAGTTCTGATGCCCTCAAGAAACTCAAAG ATAAGGCAGGAGGAAAGAAGTTCTCCAAGGACTTTGAGGAAGGAAGTGCACAGCTACAGGAATTCGTGAAGTTCTTtgacaaacaaagcaaaatcttACCTCAGCTCCTGGAGGCACTCACCAACGCAGATATCTTCTATGAGATGCAGTATAAGGAAGTTAAGATTGTAGCTAAT GCCTACCAAACGTTTGCTAACCGTGTGTCTCACCTGAAGCGTAAACTGGACACCCTGAAGGGCGCCTTACCCGACTTTGACGAGTCACCCATCCCCTCTCCCTCGGCAGACGCTCCATCTCCAACAGGCTCAGAGTCCCCTTTTCACGGTCTGGAAATGGCCCACCCCGATCCAGACCTTGATGGTTCTGCTATGGACGATGACGCAGAGCCGCCGGCCCCGAGCCCCCTGTCCTCCCCAGGTGGGTCTCCCAGACCCACAGAGGTTCTCGGTGAGAATGACAATCGTGAAGTTGAGGACATGGAGCTCTCTGAGGACGAAACGGACAGTGGGGGAATCATAG ttGAAGATCAGACTAAACCCGTCCCCCACCCAGAGGCGCCCACTCCGGTGCCTTCAAAAAGTGAGCCGTCAGTAGCAACAGAGCAGCCCGCCGCACAGATCACGCCTCCTATAGCTGCTTCTGCGGCAGCTCTGGAAAGTGTGGACATGGGTAAAATTGGCTCCATCCTCAACAGTTTAAGCTCAGTCGTGAAGAACACAG TGGAAACTCCTCCGGAGGCTGCGCCTGCTGTCTCCTCAATTAAGAGCACACCTGCTGTGCCCGTAGCCACACAGGACCCCAGTTCTCTGGTCAGCATCCTCTCCAAGGTAGAAGTGAGTCCTGCAGACCTCCTCAGTGCTCTGTCCAAAGTCCAAGGTCAAAGCAGCCTCGAAG GCATCACCTCTCTTTTGGGCAGCTCAGCTACTAATGTCAGCTCAGACTCCTCCAGTTCAGGCAAGACTGCCTCTCCCTCATCCACAGTTTCATCAGCTGTACCCTCTCAGAGCCTGCCTCACTCCTTTGGCACACCTGCGCCTCCTTTATCCAGCTCTACTGCAAGGCAGAGCTCAAGCACCCAGGCACCCCCTCAGACTTCCAACCCAGCCTCTGCCCTGGTTCAGGCTCTTCACAGAGACATGGATTTGACAACAGATCCAGAACCAGAGCCATCTTTGTCCTCTACAAGTTTAGAGTCTAAAATACACAGCTTCTTGCAGGGAAACCCTGCTTTTAATGCATTTGACTTGGTTTTTAATACAAACCCAGCTCTGGGAAGCAATAATCATAGCCCAGTTACTGGCACAGACACCCAGGACGGTACACCAGTACGGGATGAGGGGGGCGGTACCCCAACTCAAGATGAGATTATGGACAAGCCAGTGGTGGTTCCATTTACTTCCAACTTAAATCAGTCATCTATTGCTGAGCCTGCAACAATGGCTCCTGTTGCATACCAGAATAGCACCCAGCAAACCCCCAACAATCCTCAACAGCCTGCTCACCTGCGGCCAGGTGTGGCTCAGAAtggacagatctaccagccaTACCCCTTTGgcaaacaggaaatgtcagAGCATGGGATTACTGCACCCGTTTCACATTACCAGCAGATTTCTGCACAGACAAGAGGGCCAGTGCCTGAAGAAAGAGCCCCAGGCAGTGCCAGTAACACACAGACTCATGAGGGCTTTCATGGGCCGAGTGAAAGAAGTTGGTTTGGTGACACTTACCCAGAGGGGAGCTCTCAGCAGCCCAGCGGTTACAATGAACCTGGAGGAACTCGAGAAAACAGCACATCCAGACTTTATCCATACCAAGCTGAGCAAACTCGGGAACCTCAAGAGCTGGTTTCCCAGCAGGGGGGCACCCAGTCACATGCTTTCTTTAAAAGCAGCCTTCCTCCTGTCCCAAGGTTACCTCCCCCTCCTCATGTTTTTGACCCACCCCCTCCATTGGCCAGCAATTCGATGATTCCTCCAGAGCAGCAGCCAGTTGCCGGCACAGACTCCAGGGATATGCTTGGGGCCAGAACAGACAGTGTCATCAGTGGGATGGTGGTCCATGATCATCAACACAGATCCCTGTATCATCCAGATGAACATCTGTATGACACTGACCAGCATCGGCCACACAACCCTGAGGATTTACATCGTCACTCAGATGACTTGCGTTACCAGGGGGAATTTGAGCGGCACCACAATGAACTCCACCAACGTGAGCCCCCTTTCTTCCAAGACGATACTTACCACGGCCCAGATGATCCATATTACAGACCAGTCAGTCCTCCGCACCACTTTCCTCGAGTTCAAGGGCGCCTCACTCCTCCACTCTCAAACTCAGAGGACCCGTACTACGCCCATGACTACCTGCATCACAGTCCCCCTGCTCCGCACTACGCTCCTAGGAGACCACCACCTCATCATGAAATCCGTCATCCTGGTCTGCGACCTCCACATCGACCCCCTCACCCCGCACCTCACCCACACCCGAGAGGACCTCCTCGCCCCCCATTTCCTCGGTTCCAGGGGCCCAGCCCGAGATTTAGAGGCAAACATCCAGGTCCAAGACCCGGGGGTCCAATGTTCCCCCCTAAAAGACCCTTTCTGCCCCCACGGTACTGA